ctgaAACGCCTTCTCCACCTCCTTGCTGGTGTAGGTGTCCTCCAGCTTCACACCACTGCCCGAGGACAGGCTGGCTTGAACCCCAAGTAGGCATGTCCCTGGCTGGGCTaggggacaggggacatggCACGTGGACCCACCGGAAGGGCTGCAGCCCCTTGTAGATGCCAGTGGCTGTGTCAGGGTTGGGGGAGGCCAGGAAATCATTCAGCAGCAGCCGCCCCACCGACTTCTGCACCAGCTTGCAGAAAGGTGTGTGGAAGATGAGGTACTTGAAGTCATCGAGGGTGAAGGGCCTCTGGATGCCAGCTGGATGGAAACACGGGGTCTGTCATCATCTGAGAGGACAGAGGGGCACCCCGGGGTGCTGCTGCTTACCCTGCTGCCACTGGCTCTCTGCCTTCCGTCGGTACACAGCGTAGCAGCGGTCCAGTGCCCGCAGGTAGCACTGGATGGAGAGCTGCCCATCCACCACTGGGTACTCAGAGGACAGGTCTGGCTTGTAGAAGTCATAGGCGTGCTCCATGTGGGTTCCCCGGAGAcctggggggcacagggagagTGCTGAGAGAGTCCCAGCTTTATGGCAAGCACCCAGAGGTGCCAGCCCCAACATCAACCAGCTTCCCCCTGGGTCACTCTGAGATTCCCACGGGGATGTGGATCTATGGCCCCCAGGATGGCACCCAGCAGCTTGTTGTCCCCAGGGTGTAGTGGCACTGACCTCTCTCCAGCACCAGTGGGGCGTTGGGTCCCACCAGCATGGCAATGGCTCCAGCACCTCCCGTGGGCCGTGCGTTCCCCGTGGCATAGACAGCAATGTCCCCACACACAACCACAGCGTAGCGACCTGTGGGAGAAAGGGGACCCAGGGGGGCAGTCAGCAGGTGGGAGTCTCCATCCTGacacctccccatccccacgCTGCTGGAGGTGGTGGCCAAAACAAGTGAGAAACAGGAGCGATGGAGagcctggaggagcagcagctcccttgGAGATTTTCTGGAGCATCTCTGGGTTTCAAACACCCTCCTGCACCTTCCGTGacccccacagcacccaccccgTGTCCAGGCCTCCATCCCCACAGCAGGgtgccctgcctgcacccaccaTCCCAGGCGCTGGACTCTACCCATGCAGCTGCATTGAAGAGTGAGGCTGTGCCCCCATAGCAGGCGTTGGTGGTGTCGATGCCCTCCACGTCGGTGTTGCCCGAGTCATGGAAGAGCTGCATGAGGACGGTCTTGACAGCTTTGGACTTGTCAACGATGGTCTCTGTGCCCACCTCCAGGCGGCCAATGTCATCCCAGGAGAGCTGCCCACGCTCCACCAGCCGCGGCACCACGGTCAGGCACAAGGAGTTGATGTCCTCGTGAGCAGCACAGAAGCCCATCTGCTGCTGGCCCAAGCCCCGGGTGTACTTGCCAGCCTCCACACCATCGtactgctccagctcctcctgctccacatACTGGGCTGGGAAGTACACCTCCAGTGCCAGGATGCCCACGTCCTTGGGCCAGGTGCCCGTCCCTGCAGCACTGGAGAGactggggggcagagggagtGACGATGCTCCTGTGGCATCCCTGCCACCAGCAAGCACCCCTGGCTGTCAGCACCCTAAATCCCCGCTGCTTACCTGtgcctgctggcactgctgggaggtgggagagcATCCCCTTCTCCAGCAGAGCTCAAGAGCAGGGCCAGCTCCCTGATCCCAACCCCTCCCTCAGGTTATGCCTCCACCCTCCCCAGTTTGCATGGATGCTCACCACGCCTTCTGCACAGCCATGGGGTGCTGGGCCCCCTGGGGTGCCCTCTCCGGCCCCGGGGGTGCCCGCTTTGCCCCCCAGCAGCGGGCAGCACGGCTGACCAAGCGCAGCATCTTCTCCcgggctgctgcagggagggacagagggacagagggatgtGCCTGGCGTGGGGCTTTTATAAACTGGGCAGGCAGCGCGGCACAGCCCCTCCCGGCCCTTATCAGCACACCGGACCCCCGCGCTCAAAGGTCGCTGGGCAGCAGCCAACGTGACACGGACAGCAGAGCAAGTGCCGGGTTTGGAGGGAGGGGGGCGACACCCGCGGGACCTCTGTGTTGTGCCCCCAAAGCCTGGGACACACTCGGTTGGAGCTGCGGCTGAGCGGTGGGATggggctctgcctcctgcagccccagctccatgTGCGGGGGGGGTGTGGAAGCTCCGGTGCCCCAGGAGTGCTCCCTGACTTCCCGGAGCTCCCTGACTGCCCTCCTGGTCCCCGGGAGATGCCAGCATCACCCATGCCGCCCAGGATGCCGTCACCCTCCATCACGTGCCACAGCTTCcgggggagaagggagggcaaaaaaaccctgatcTGGGTCCGGGCAGAGTCATCTtcaaaaaagcagagcaaacagGCACGTGATGCCTGTGGTAACACTGTGGTGACACAAGGACAGACCTTTGGTCGCAGTGCTGCTGTCAACACGGCCATGGAGGAGCATCCCAGCCCCCTGGCCCCTGTGGAGACATTTGCACCcgggacacacacacacacatctacTGCCATGCCTGCACACCCATTtcatctccctgccccagctctcctccaTGCCTGCATCCTGGGGACACACCTGTCCCCCCCTCAGCTGCACCCCAGGGACATCCTCTCATCCCCCCGCCTTCCCATTTAGCATCAGAGGGCTGGGGATGAGCAATCACAGGCACCCCTGGCCCCCAGGGGCTCATCCCCAAATGTCCCCATGGCaccagcagaggcagctgggaagctgaagGAGCCTCACCCAGATGCCCACCTGTGGGCTGTACCACAGCTTTGCACCAGCAACAAACTACACAGCACttgcatgctgctttttttttttatataggtGTATTTTTTaggagctggggagagaggagcagaggtggcAAGGCTGGAGCACTGCCAGCACGGAGACCTCCATGTGGTCCCTCCTGGGCTGTGCTCAGTGTAAGGGTGTGAACTTGCAGATGTAGTGATGCTTCTGGGAGCAGTCGGCGCTGGACCATATGTTGAAGGCTGATGGAGAGAGAGATGGCCCTGGGGTCAGCAAGGGCCATAGCATGGGGGGAAGAGGAGTAGGGGGAGGTTTGCCAGCTGGGGCCAAGTGCTGAAGGTGAAGGCAGAGCCTGGGCACTCACCTGTGTGGTGGGTCAGCAGCCCACAAGTTCCCCCACGGGCACCGTTCCCAGGCAGCCCATTGGAGACACTGTACTTCTCCCCAGATGTCCACTCCCAGGCCCCACCCTGTGCAAGGAGAAGGGGTCAGAGACACATCCCTGCTACCATCCcttcccctgccacccccccagtgtcccccacATCACCTGGAGACTGTAGTGGAGGCCAAGCCAGACGGACTGCACACGCTGGTGGTAGGAGATGATTCTGCGCAGGGTGGCTGCCTCCCGGGCATCCTCCACCCAGGCCAGGTGGGCATCAGGGTGGCTGGCCTGGCACTGCCTCTGAGGGGAGGTTTGGCAGTACTGGGGCACCCCTGGGAGACCGTGGGTCCCTCAGCCATGTGTGCACCCCCAGCAAGCTTACCTCAGCTTCGTCCCAGGTCTGGAGCTGAGGGAAGTACTTGATGCAGTTGAGTTTGTAGTAGGACCAGCCCTTGGGGCAGTAGTCTATGTATTGGGCACCTGAGGAGGGAGAACCATGGGGAAGGATGGGGTCACCAGCGTGGCTCCCTCTCTCCACCCTGCTGCCAAAGCCCCCCCGAGTCGTGGGACTCACCGACTGGCCACAGGAGCcccaagcagctcagcagcaggagggtgaGTTTGGCTGCTGCCACCATCCTCCTGACTCCTGGATGTGTCTCCTGCAAGAGCTGGAAGGGTGACACCAGAtcagctggggacaggggatgcCACCTGCACACAGAGGGTGCAAACCCCCCTGCTCTGGGCTCAATCCAACCCCTttcaggcagctggagcagatggcAGCCCTAtgcctccctctcccctccccagcacaggcCATTGCCCCATGCCTGCACCCCATCCCCCAGGCACGCCTCGGGGTCCCCAGTGAGGTGTCCTGATGTGTCCACACCAGTCCCAGGCTCAGTGGGAGGCATCTGGGTGAGCCAGGCTGCTCCCTGGGAACACAGGGAGTGTGGGGGGACCCCAGCCCTGGCATCAGGCAGCAGCCatggcacaggcagagcaggggtggctgcagggatCATGTGCACAGCATTGTTTTCTCTCCCTGGGCTCATAGCACTGCCAGGCCCTGGCTGAGGAGGCAAATCAGCCACATCAGCACAAGTTCTCCTTTATCCAGGCTAATCCCTGGGTGCTGGGCCTGATTTGCAGACTCAGCTCATCTTCCcctcaaagcagcagcaacaaaagtCAACGCGGGGCTGACAATTGCATTGTTGCAACTTGCCCAACCCAGCAAGAGCATGCACTGTGCtcccctgggagctgccagggctgggaccAGCTCCTGCTCACCCTCAAGCCACCTCGGAGCATCCCAAGGCAGCATCCCGTGAGGGTCCCCTTCCTCACCTGTTGTCTGGAGATGGGTAGAAATAACAGCTTCTCAGGGGTCAccaggagagaagaggagcagCCTTTTATAGCCTGGTGCTCACCAGCATCACTGTTTGCCCAGCTCAGGTGATTTCCACCATAAAAATCTTACTGCTGGctcccctccatcctcccccaCTTTGCTGGAAAGGTGCCCAGATCTCCATTCTGTTTACATTCAATGTTTCACCAGAGAAGACAGGAAGAACCTCTCCTAGTTGGTCAATAAACCTTCCGTAATTAGTGTTAATTAATAACGCAAATAGAGATAACCTCGTGGCAGAGACCAGCCTGGCAGGGATGCCCCAGGGCAGGACTGAACCAGGGGGGTTGACAGGGATGATCCCTGGGGGTGCTTTCTCCTGGGATCCCATCCGGAGCATCCCCACAGTGAGTGGTCGTGCTGCGGGTACCACCTCCCGGCATTTCCCGCATCCCCGGGCCCAGAGATGTCACCCGGCCGGGCCCCATGCCCTGCCCCGCTCCCGCATGCCTCACCCACACACCGCCCTTCTCTGAACTGCCTGGGGATGTTTGTcagcaggatgcagggatgtGGGAACAGCCTGCAGCCGGGGGCTGCCGGGCACCATCAGATAGAGGTGTCCGGTCCcgccctgctgcagggagcctggggcaggaggaaagggggggggaaatccTGCATCAGCAGCCCCCACTGCCCCTACCCCATGAGGGGAACCCGCAGCCCTGACcccagggaggctgcagagTGGGGATGCCCTCACTCTTTGTGTGGATGGGGAGGCAGCTGAAGCTCATCTACCCTCCTGCTTCCATCCCAGCATTCTGCAGCAGCTCTAAAACTTTCCCCTCCCTACCTCTTGGATCCCAGCATTCTGCAGCACCTTTAAaactcttccctccctcctgcttgGATCCCAGCATTCTGCAGCAGCTTTAAAACTCTTCCCTCTGGCTGCCCCCTGGCCTCTGGTaaggctgccagctcctgcccagcaccctgctgctgccagtgcccagctctccttccctctctcttctcaaAAACCCTTGGAGGAGGCTACTGGGAGCTACCACGGAGGCAGCTACTCACAGAGAACCCAGCCTAACACAGAGGGCTTCTAACTGGCTGAAGCTGCTCATTCTGCCAGGCTGGAGCCACGTCCTCCAGCCCCCAGAGCTCTAATCCCACAGCTCTTTTGTGGCAGCATTCACTGAAATGCACAGGGAGTGCTGCTACACCCAGcgggagcagctccctgccgGCATGCAGAGACCGGTCTGGGTTTtgccctggggagggaggaagatcAGACCTGTCCCCTTCACCCACACAGCCAggttccagctgctgctgctgctgctcccccagaCCTCTCCAGGCTCAGCCAGCTCGTTAGACACCCTCTGGGATCGAAGAGTAAAAGCCTTCTTGTGTCCAaacccagctgctgcctgctctgatTTCTCCTGAAAGAACTTCACAGAGGAGATTGGCCACTCTGACTAAGGGAAAAACTCTTCAAACGCAGCAGCTACCTCTCAAAAGACTGGGCTCCACCCTGGTTTCATGCAAAAACATGAAAACCTTCCCCCAAGGTGCCTGAGGCTACTCCATTACTCCTCTGTTAGATAAAGGAttctccagctccctccctggTTGGTTACCAGAATAATTTGCATGCAGCACAGGTTTCCACAAGCCCCTCATCaccccaggcaggaggagaggcaaGCTTCAAGCCTGAGAACCAGCAAACTCAGTGCAGCTGTGCCAGAGACACAGCAGAGCCCTCTTCAGCTCTGGCACAGACATGCAACCTGTGGGAGAACATGGACGAAAGCCTCCTGCAGGTTTGTACTCGCCAAGCTGGCTCTGCTGGTAGATAATTGAGCTGTGCTGTTAGAATATTAAACCTTTAAAATGCCCCCAGCAGCTTCACCCCTGTGAGGCATCCATCGTAATTCAGCTTAGCAGCTCCATCCAAGTCTGCAGAGAGGGCTGGAAACTGGCCAGGTGAGTGCTGGTGGAGCCCAAGGCTTCAGTGGCAATTCACTGCTCAGAATACAGGAACACATTCAGTGTCAGTTTGTTTTCTAATTGTTCAAGAGAAACTTTCAAGCCTGAAAATGGTGTGGAGGGGCCTGGATTCCCCTTTTTCCAAGGCCGGAGAGCTGCAGAACTTCATGGATCAGCTGCCAAGCCAAAGCCAGGGAGGAAACGTcagctccagggatgagggtcctcctcctggctgcagGAACTGAAACAGCCCCAGGGAA
The genomic region above belongs to Heliangelus exortis chromosome 8, bHelExo1.hap1, whole genome shotgun sequence and contains:
- the REG4 gene encoding regenerating islet-derived protein 4, which gives rise to MVAAAKLTLLLLSCLGLLWPVGAQYIDYCPKGWSYYKLNCIKYFPQLQTWDEAERQCQASHPDAHLAWVEDAREAATLRRIISYHQRVQSVWLGLHYSLQGGAWEWTSGEKYSVSNGLPGNGARGGTCGLLTHHTAFNIWSSADCSQKHHYICKFTPLH
- the HMGCS2 gene encoding hydroxymethylglutaryl-CoA synthase, mitochondrial; the encoded protein is MLRLVSRAARCWGAKRAPPGPERAPQGAQHPMAVQKACLSSAAGTGTWPKDVGILALEVYFPAQYVEQEELEQYDGVEAGKYTRGLGQQQMGFCAAHEDINSLCLTVVPRLVERGQLSWDDIGRLEVGTETIVDKSKAVKTVLMQLFHDSGNTDVEGIDTTNACYGGTASLFNAAAWVESSAWDGRYAVVVCGDIAVYATGNARPTGGAGAIAMLVGPNAPLVLERGLRGTHMEHAYDFYKPDLSSEYPVVDGQLSIQCYLRALDRCYAVYRRKAESQWQQAGIQRPFTLDDFKYLIFHTPFCKLVQKSVGRLLLNDFLASPNPDTATGIYKGLQPFRGVKLEDTYTSKEVEKAFQAASQEIFNQKTKPSLLLSTRNGNMYTPSMYGCLASLLAQSSAQDLAGSRIGAFSYGSGLAATMFSLRVSQDATLGSPLDKLLSSLAELPARLDARKRVAPKDFAEIMKQREETHHLADHAPHGSREDLFPGTWYLTRVDAKYRREYARKPL